The DNA sequence aaGGGAAGCTGCtttaaagggatatttcactTTGGTACAACACAAGTAATTAAGTGGAGCTTACCCCCATTTTAGCTATAAACGGAAGAACTGTATGGCTACTGCACGTAGGAATACAGCAGGCTGCCATTTTAATGCACATGTGAATGTGTTATCATGCTCAAGAATAATTAATATTCAGAAAACAGAATATATAATCTTATATTATGGAATATTATGGAAAACACATAATAAACTCTTTTGAAAGCTCACTAATTCGTTCCTCTCTTCTTCACACATGGAATTATGGGATGGGCACTTTTGGGATGGGCAAGGCGGTATGATTGCTCCCTCCAGGTTCATAATTGGGACCTGAACCCCACTTGGCGTGGCCTCTGTATTTCATGCTGGCATTTTGGGGATCCCCCCCTTGAAGCAAGGGAAGGGAACGTCAAGAAGAAAGCATACAGTTTGGGTTTGAATCCGGCCCCAGTGTGGGGTAATGGGGCGTGGCTCTTATGGTCGATGGAGGCGTGGGTTTTAAGATCAAGCTGGGTTTCTACTTCTGTCAGGACAGGTATTGCCTGGGGCTATCAGGTGTGGCCTCTCTGATAGGCCGGTCTATCGGGTGTGGGACCTCTGACGGTTGGTGGGCATGTAAGAACTCCTGAGGATTAATTCAATCAGGAATTTTAAACAACCAgcatacagaaaaaaaagccaCACAAATGCCTGTGACCAGAACTGACAACCTATTCCAGTTCCACCACAGTGGTATTGCCCGCAGCCATACCGTCAACGTCTTACACATGGAGCAAATGTCAACGTAATTGGACCTTGATTTGATGCAGGAAACCCCCACAGGTACCTGGAGAACATGCCAGGAATCAAAACCATTAAATAGTATTTTCAATTACTGTTGGCCAATTCTCATCTGTTGACCAGTATGGACAATTTATAGATGAGTGTACCTTCTAATTAGtgctggattttgattggctgatggcagttaaaataatgtgtttattgtgatATTACAGTGATATTTGTATGTGATTAACAGTAAGATGCACTGTACCTAAGTACAGATGGAAAAAAAGCCTTACACACTGATCTTGATTTTGGTTGATTTTATTGCTCTCAGAGACTGGATGATATTTAACAGTGCTGGAAGAGACCAGGGGCTATATGTATCCAACATCTTAAGAATTAGACTTGATAAACCTCTTAAGAGTGTAATCACTCTCCACTTAAAGTGGtcagtaaaacatatttatcaagCAGCTCACACATTCTCTTAGATAAGTCAAGAAATATTCTCAGGAATAATAGTTTGTTTTTGGGACAGTCACACGATAGAATggatacaaaaagaaaaacgaatAATGGATGCCATGAGTCTCCTCCCCCTaattcacccccccctcctccccctcctcctcctcctcctccccctcttcctcctcctcctcctcctcctcctcttcctccccctcctcctcctctcccaggtTCTTCAGCTCCTCGTACAGCTTCAGAATCTGTGCTGTCAGCTCCTGCTTCACCGCATCCTCCACTGCCTCCTGCAGAAGAGTCTTCAGCGATCCTATTTTATTCTTCACTTCCTCTATTGCCTTCTCCTTCTTACTGGATGAGGGGTGCTCAGAGTGGTGAGGAGGCTTGGGTTTAGAGTGGTGAGGAGGCTTGGGTTCAGAGTGGTGAGGAGGCTTGGGTTCAGAGTGGTGAGGAGGCTTGGGTTCAGAGTGGTGAGGAGGCTTGGGTTTAGAGTGGTGAGGAGGCTTGGGTTTGGGTTTATGAGGCCGATGCCCTCTCCGGGCCTCAACAAGAACAACCTCCTCTGGAGATTCTGCCGAGCCCTTAGGTCTGTGAAAGATATTGCCATCATGCAGGGTACCACTAACATGCAAAAAACACATAACAACCAACGCAAAGATGACTTCACGCTCAGGCTGCTCATTTTCTGTGGGCACTAATtaaatacaatttctgtttttgtaaatTAGGGGAACACAAAAGTGTTGTTTGGAGAGAGAATGTCTCGCCAAGAATTAATagcttaaccctcctattatgtttgcaGCCAATTTGACCCtgttcagtgtttgacatctcttaaaaatcagttaacccttttttatattcatactgTACGATTAAATAGTacaaatgcaataaacataatgctatgcgaGGTTTGTACAAACTGGGTATACACATGTGTCATTTTGACCCCCCTGTAACTGTATTtctctcagatttctttgtgggtGATTCTGGTGAAACTTTCCCATGCAGGTGCCACACTTTCACTGACTGTCTCGTAGGCTCTAACATGacatgtttctcacagatttttttatatttatggataaaaggctagtcatttgggagaccATAAGAAGGCAACATACTATGTGTCGAAATCTTTCTattgcaatattttttgtgttcatttcaactgttgggctcaatttgtCCCCCAGTGTAAAACCGGTCTTACAATCTGAACATAATAACAGGGTTACGGTGAGCTGAGGCTGGAGATCCGCCTCTTATTcaggcagtgagtgtgtgtgtgtgtgtgtgtgtgtgtgtgtgtgtgagagagtgtgtgtatgtgtgtgtgtgagagagagtgtgtgagtgtatgtgtgtgagagagcgtgtatgtgtttgtgtgtgtgtgtgtgtgagtgtgtatgtgtatgtgtgtgtgtgtgtgtgtgtgtgtgtgagtgtgtatgtgtgtgtatgtgtgtgtgtgtgtgtgtgtgtgagagtgtgtgtatgtatgtgtgtgagagagagtgtgtgagtgtatgtgtgtgagagagcgagtatgtgtttgagtgtgtatgtgtgtgtgtgtgtgtgtgtgtgtgtgtgtgtgagagagagtgtgggtatgagtgtgggtACAAATTACTTTACAAACCAAATGTCCTGTTTTCTCTTTCACAGTGAAATGCTTCAAGTCAAAAAATCTCCAATCTCTCTGTAAGCACCAATGAACATTTTATCAATCCTGAAGACACCTTTACACTCTTACGTAACATCCGTTTATACTGCTGAATATCGAGCAAAGCATTGACCAAAGGTCCGAGCAGTGCCCCAAACAGAAATCAGACCTACATCTACCTCTTGGATATTAAATGAAACTGCTTTATCGCTGTGACGGAGCCACGGTGTCACTGAATGCGGggagcacgcgcacacacacagacacaccacacattccCCGTTCCTTCCCGGTctcacaaaatatttaattaaaccgCAATGGGACGGAGCCGCGCTGTTACTGAATGCCggcagcacgcgcacacacacacacacacacacacacacacacacaccacacattcccCGTTCCCTCCCGGTCTCACAAAGTAGTTAATTAAACCTCAATATCATTCCCTCTTTTCTCCACCGTTTCAGTAGCGCGACCAAGGGTGCACACTTGGCAGTGCTATGTTCAGTTacgcatacattcacacaaataCAAGCGACTTACTGTTTGTTGAAGGCATATGCGTCAACCGGCTCCCTCTCCATGAGCTTGGTTGGCGAAACAGAGGCGTAACTTTTCTAATTGTTTAAATAGTCTCTTTAGGCATGATCACATGATCTGTAcacttatgtttatttttgtgtaaggTTAATTTGCAcagtaaataatgtattttgatttAAGGGAACTGTTTAGGGGGATATAGTTGATCCTTGATTTGATAAATGGTAGAAGCTTTATTCTGTGGGGAAATTAGGAAATTGTTTTCTATGGAATAATTAAGCCtagtgggaggggctatatgtTTAAAAGGGGCTGCTGTTCCCCTATAAGGGCAGTCTTGACTCAGTTACTGGGAAGGTAACATCGTTTAAATTGTTGGATATAAGTGTGAGTTACTGAAGAACTCAAGTGGGTAAATGCCCTTTTTCCTTTGGAAACCCTTTTGTATATagagtgttttgttttctgtgtttttccatttttttgaactttttctttgtaaatattcACACTGTGTTGTCTTGGAGGCCGGCATAATTAAATCTCACTAAACCGAGTTTTTCGATTTTTGGGGAGTTCCCAAGAGAACCCCGCCACAATCGCGCTTAAGAGCACACTAGCCTATATGGTTATCTGTCACTCAGTGACATGGATCACTGCAGTTCAATGACTCAGAGAGTACTGTACAATTATTATGGTGCCACACCGATCCGCCGTTGTTGCATCTAAACCAGTTAAACTGATTATTAGGTCTGATTTCCTGATGACACCAGACCTATAACCGCGAAGCTGAAGGCTTCCCCTCCCAAACCATTACAGCAATGAACCAAATTAATTAGCGGGCATAAGCCTAGAAATCAACCCCACAATCACatcattgttacaagactgGTCACTTCCCCATCCTGCTACGCTGCCTTCGTCTATTACATTAAACCTGTGCAAACCTAAACATGATGCCTTGTATAGCacactgtgcttgtgtgtatgaatgggtgaatgagaagtgtAAATTGTAccgtgctttggataaaggttaTAGAAATGCTAACCATTTGCTATAAGTACCTGTACATCACGTACATATGCTCATGGTACAGTCTGCTCCTCACAATAGTCATGCATTCCTATAATCAATATTAATCAATACTTACTCCATTTTCTTCTGGTCAGAGACAGTGCTGATGAGCTGTAAGTGGTGGCAGGTGTGATCATAGACCGTAGAAACAATTTTGTAAAGTGACTTTACCACACATCACCACTTGACTTTCTATTGGCTGCTTGAGTTTTGAAGACGCCAAACGGGTTTTGGTGCTTCCTTGAGGCATGTTGGAGTCTGCACTGtagggaaaatgtatttttctgttgaTTTCTGACTTTGGAATGTTGCTGAATAATTCATAACAGCCACCCAAGATTATTTTGATTGATACTAATAAACACAGAAATCAGTCTTATGAAACATTAGTGAGGATTTGAAAAACCTCACTCAAAAACATGCAGCCAATAATAATGCTTAATGCTGTTAATCCCCTCTTCCATCCCTCACAACCCACTCCAAAAATTATTCCCAAAACTCTTTTGAAAGCTCACTGATTCATTCCTCTCTTCTCCACACATGGAATTATGGGATGGGCACTTTTGGGATGGGCAAGGCGGTATGATTGCTCcctccatttacatttacattttacattttagtcatttggcagacgcttttaatccaaagcgacttacaagttcATAATTGGGACCTGAACCCCACTTGGCGTGGCCTCTGTATTTCATGCTGGCATTTTGGGGATCCCCCCCTTGAAGCAAGGGAAGGGAACGTCAAGAAGAAAGCATACAGTTTGGGTTTGAATCCGGCCCCAGTGTGGGGTAATGGGGCGTGGCTCTTATGGTCGATGGAGGCGTGGGTTTTAAGATCAAGCTGGGTTTCTACTTCTGTCAGGACAGGTATTGCCTGGGGCTATCAGGTGTGGCCTCTCTGATAGGCCGGTCTATCGGGTGTGGCCTCTCTGATAGGCCGGTCTATCGGGTGTGGGACCTCTGACGGTGGTTGGGAAAAAAAGGGCAGACAGGTGCTAACACAGTTTTTCACTAATAAAGGTGAATTAAGTCCAATTTCGTTGCTAGCAAGCTACGCAATGCTGCGCGTGTGTGGAGCAGGTTTGCCTTGCCTGCACACTGGCTAGCTAGTAAGTGGCAcagagctaacattagctagcgctagctgatgatgatgatgataatgatgatgatctGATGATCCGGGATTGTGGCCAGGTAGATTGACCGACAGTGTCAGAAATGTAGCCACCACAGCAGACAcagaccaaacaaaaacagccgCAGGACTCTGAAGGCAAGCCTTTTCCCcagtatttgaaatacacaaagTTGGCCAACGGACGGGAGAAGATGAAAAGAGACCGGGTCACCCACAGCAAAAGCACGAAGGCATTATATTGCATCCCACGTGTGCTTTTCTCACATGAACAGAAAAggccttcccagaatgcactgagTAGTAAATGGCCACAAGATGTCTGAAGTTAAGTGGCGTGGAATGTATGATAAATTTAGCAACACGCAAATGAGCTTTGacttagcttgccgaatttacaaatatccacctgagacacaacgtGTGTGCAACAACACTCACAACGTGTGTGCAACAACACTCACAACGTGTGTGCAACAACACTCACAACGTTCACTACTATGTTCATATTTGAAAATTCGTTGAGCTAACtttggctaatttgcttgttgctaccgatagcaaactggttttgttttagaactagatatgtagtctccgcttggataataagcaacagtatacagagtttcagtgatagcctgtgtggagtgcaatttgggcagctacacacaaataaacccccacaccattggctgtggcaattagaattttttaaccaatgagcttgtattattgtacagttgtgcaatgttttgttacagagttacggcccgtcaactgtatattttgaaaccagaatttatggactataaacacaggcagagggtgggtcaatgataggaagggatttacaatgttcttgtaacaatgttttaacacagaaatcttacctatttcCCCTTTAAAACTATTGTTTAACTATTTTTGATTCATCATGACAATGAAAAATTAATGACCAATCAATTaataaccaatcaatcaataaccaatcaatcaataacGTAAACACGGAAGTCAGCTTGCATTGAGTTTAATAGGCTTTAATAGACACACAGTATTTTATCTCATTTCAAACTTTTATTTAAGCCTCATTGAGGGTTCCCTCATTtgcaatgatgttgagatctgAAGATAAACAGGAATATAAGCAGCGTGAAACAAACCAAGAGAACAATACACACTGAAGTGAAGTGGTTTGTCCAAAGTTAGCGAGAGTCTCACTCTTGAGGATGTGTTGAAGACAATTCCATGTGATTGGCGCATAAAAACTAAAGGCTGGTTTTCCAAGATCAGAATAGTTATACTTATGTAGGTTGCTGAGACCTAATGACCAGTTTAACTGAACAAATAATAGAACAGAAATATTTCAGGCTTTCATGCAACCAAGCAGCTACACACCTAATTCCACTAGTTAATCATTACGGTGTCTGATAAGGACCTCggttagtagaatcaggtgtgtagctgcttggttggaatgaaagcctTACCCACACCAACCCTTTCTTGGTAAGATTGAGGATTTCTGTAGTAGAGggttattaattatattataaatatttacatGTTAATTTAAAGTTTTAGAATTCACGAAGAATGACaaaaagaatgtaaaaaaacaaatctattTTGTATGCACAAAAGAATAACCCCCCAGCAGCACCAAGaatatccctctctccctccctctctcactcctctctctcctccccctctccctccctccccctcctccccctctccctccctctccgggCTGAGCTGTCAGCGGGACATCATTCTGACGAACTCTGTGGAGTGACAAACACAGAGTCAGTCAGAGGGGCAGGGACAATCAGAGATGGACAATCAGAGAGGGACAATCAGAGAGGGACAATCAGAGATGGACAATCAGAGAGGGACAATCAGAGATGGACAATCAGAGAGGGACAATCAGAGATGGACAATCAGAGATGGACAATCAGAGAGGGACAATCAGAGAGGGACAATCAGAGATGGACAATCAGAGATGGAGGACTACTCAGAATTGGGAGAAAATAATGGATTGTGGAGAAATATAGTTCATGAATAATCCAAACATTTCAAGTTTTTacaagaaatgaaagaaaagaaagcaagATAGAAGAGACTATGGAGTATTAATAACAAACAGTGGTATGAGACAAGAATAAAATgggcaattattattttattaaacagaTCTTGGTTAATAAAACagggtaaatggctggcatttatatagctcctcTATCAAatacgctgtacaattgatgtttctcattcacccattcacacacactcacacaccaagagcagttggctgccatgcagctCATCAtgagcatttgggggtgaggtgtcttgctcagggatactttgacacaccctgggcgggaatcgaaccggcaaccctccgacaacCTGACGGCATCGCTTACCGCCTTTGCCAATGTCGCAGGGTCTATGCATCAGGGTCTATGGGCTCACTCCAATCTCTTATTTTTCACCTGCTTACTCCTTTTTCCTTGCCTTGCCTGATCATCGATTGAgctctgccatctttaaggaaattcaAATCCATTCAATGTTCCTTCAGGGAGCTAGAAGCCAGGAGCTATGAGccaggagctaggaggctcccaaagatttcttgagcaagaaaacatgagctCATCCTTTGAAACGTGTGACatattccatttgcctaattcacctTTTCTCGCTAATTCATCTTTCCTGCCTCATCTTTCCTGCCTCCCATGATGGATGGAACTAGGAGCCAGGAAAAGATGCtaggaaaggaagaaggaggTGAACGATAAATGATTGGAACGAACCCTATACATCATCTCCtgctgcctctccctccccctctccctccccctccctctctccctctccctccccctctccctccccctccccctctccctctccccctcccttgctccctctccctctccccctccctctctccctctccctccccctctctctctccctctccctctccctccccctctctctctccctctccctctccctccccctctctctctccctctccctccccctccctctctccctctccctccccctctctctctctctctccctccccctctccctctccccctcccttgctccctctccctccccccctcccttgctccctctccctctccccctcccttgctccctctccctctccccctccctctctccctctccctccccctctctctctccctctccctctccctctccctctccctccccctctctctctccctctccctctccctccccctctctctctccctctccctccccctccctctccctccccctctctctctccctctccctccccctctccctctccctccccctctctctctccctccccctctctctctccccctcccttgctccctctccctctccccccctctcctctccctccctctccctccccctctctctctccccctcccttgctccctctctccctctccctctccctctccctctccccctccccctccccctcccttgctccctctccctccccctctctctctccctctccctccccctctccctctccctccccctctctctctccctccccctctctctctccccctcccttgctccctctccctctccccctccctctctccctctccctccccctctctctctccccctcccttgctccctctctccctctccctctccctctccctctccctctccccctcccttgctccctctccctccccctctctctctctctctccctccccctctccctctccccctcccttgcTCCCTCGCTCACCCTCAAAGTCCACCAGCCCATCTCCATTCAGGTCCACGTCTCTCAGGATCTCGTCGATCTCCCGCGGGTTCAGCTGCTCCCCCATCAGCTTCCTCATCGCCTCCCGCAGCTCAGCCAGGCTGATCTGCCCATCACCGTTAGAGtcaaactgagagagagagagaaagagagagagattaactCAGCCAGGCTGATCTGCCCATCGCCGTCAGAGtcaaactgagagagagagagagagagagagagagagagaaagagagagagattaactCAGCCAGGCTGATCTGCCCATCGCCGTCAGAGtcaaactgagagagagagagagagagagagagagagagagagagagcgagcgagggagGGATATATATACAAGTCCTACTTTTGAGGAGTCCTACCTGTTGGACATTAATATAAATGAGTTTGCGGTGTTACTGGAACAATCTGCAGCTCCTGTCAGAACTAGGCCCTGACAGCAAATTCAACAAAAATCTAAATGATCATCTTCCAAAAGAAAACCAGTCATTAAACCACACACTGTTTAGCTCTAGGAAACACCGTCTGAGAGCATTCTTTAGAGTATGTCTGTCTACTGTAGGACTGACAATGAGTGCTTCGGGACACTTTGATTGTTTGGTGTTCCGTGTGATTCACTGTTTTCCTTATTTCTTGTGTgcactgattacatttttttatttttatgacaaGCCAGTTGGGCCGAATGGCCTGTCCTTGTCATCACTTTTCTTATGTTCTTAtttcatgtgcatgtgttaAAGCACTCATGTGCAAATATTAAAGCATTCATGTGCATGTGTTAAAGCACTCATGTGCATATATTAAAGCACTCAAGTGCATGTGTTAAAGCACTCATGTGCATGTGTTAAAGCACTCATGTGCATGTGTTAAAGCACTCATGTGCATGTGTTAAAGCACTCATGTGCATGTGTTAAAGCACTCATGTGCATGTGTTAAAGCACTCGTGCGTATATTAACGCACTCATGTGCATGTGTTAAAGCACTCTTGTGTTAAAGCACTCATGTGCATGTGTTAAAGCACTCGTGTGTTAAAGCACTCATGTGCATGTGTTAAAGCACTCATGTGTTAAAGGGCACATGCATATTTTCTGTGTtcttgagcttttcatatcatattCATCTTCCATACTGATACAACTTATCCAAGTGtaattttggtagaagtatgtATAATTAGGGTCTATTTTCCCAAGATGTTTGTAAAATGATTCCCCATGTGACATGATGTATGATTTGCATAATTCTTGGATTTCGTTGCTAAATGTtatcacagagagctgaccacaggaggtgaAGGACTTTGCGAATATGTTGAGGCCATTCTAGATCGTAAACCCGGGGAGAGGGCGTGGACTCGCAGAGAGAGTGGTGCGAGGGGGGGCGTGGTGCGAGGGGGGGCTGGACTCGCCTCCCTGAAGGCCTCCCTCAGCTCTTTCACTCCGATCATGTCTGCAGTCTCTGCCAGCATCTTGGGCCCCATTAGATCCACAAAGTCCTCAAAGTCCACTTTTCCTCCACCTGCAGGACGGGAGGACTAATTACAATCAGTAATTCACAGGCAGGTGTTCAATCGACATTTGTCCTTCAGGAAACACAAGTGTAACAATTTTACTGGTCATTGAACTCACCATACTCATCCACACCATTTGATACATCGAGACAACTTGACAAAATGTATGCACTGATATTTGTGGTGAGTGTGCAGTGGTATTGTGTACATACTGTGCATgtgcaaaaaatataaacaaatatatatatgatgactatatgtttagaacagcatttcatgtgtattttcctagttatggatgtgacgctTTAACttttggaagaacctatgcacttgtaagtcgctttggattaaaagcgtctgccaaatgactaaaatctaaaatgtaaatatatatagtgtgtgtgtgtgcagtggcatatagtgtgtgtgtgcagtggtatatagtgtgtgtgtgtgtgtgtgtgtgcagtggcatatagtgtgtgtgtgtgtgcagtggtatatagtgtgtgtgtgcagtggcatatagtgtgtgtgtgtgtgcagtggcatatagtgtgtgtgtgcagtggtatatagtgtgtgtgtgtgtgtgtgtgtgtgtgtgtgtgcagtggcatatagtgtgtgtgtgtgtgtgtgtgtgtgcagtggtatatagtgtgtgtgtgtgtgtgtgtgtgtgtgtgtgtgtgtgtgtgtgcgcagtggtatatagtgtgtgtatgtgtgtgtgtgtgcagtggtatatagtgtgtgtgtgtgtgtgcagtggtatatagtgtgtgtgtgtgtgtgtgtgtgtgtgtgtgtgtgtgtgcagtggtatatagtgtgtgtgtgtgtgtgtgtgtgtgtgcgcagtggtatatagtgtgtgtatgtgtgtgtgtgtgcagtggtatatagtgtgtgtgtgtgtgtgtgtgtgtgcagtggtatatagtgtgtgtgtgtgtgtgtgtgtgtgtgtgtgtgtgcagtggtatatagtgtgtgtgtgtgtgtgtgtgtgtgtgtgtgtgtgtgtgcagtggtatatagtgtgtgtgtgtgtgtgcagtggtatatagtgtgtgtgtgtgtgtgtgtgtgtgtgtgtgtgtgtgtgcagtggtatatagtgtgtgtgtgtgtgtgtgtgtgtgtgcagtggtaaatagtgtgtgtgtgtgcagtggtatatagtgtgtgtgtgtgtgtgtgtgtgtgtgtgtgtgtgtgtgtgtgcagtggtatatagtgtgtgtgtgtgtgtgtgtgtgtgtgtgcagtggtatatagtgtgtgtgtgtgtgtgtgtgcagtggtatGTCTTGTGTATATAAAGTAAgtggtatatactgtatgttggaGCAGCAAGGactattctttctttttttttcactgaatacatttggggatgagataaaaagatgaacatgaaacAAGAGTTccgaatttctgcttttatttcctagtATTTACACCTATATGTAAATATAGGTAAAACTACTtagaaattcagatctgtcatctcatgtacatcttttgacctcaaactcaattgccttcagtgtatagcaaaaacaaaggaattgaccttgctattccaatactttttgaggggactgtatgctGTGCATTTGCGCAGtggtatatactgtgtgtgttcagtggtatataaactctgtgtgtgtgtgtgtgtgtgtgtgtgtgtgtgtgtgtgtgtgtgtgtgtgtgtgtgtgtgtgtgtgtgtgtgtgtgtgtgtgcagttgtacagtgcatccggaaagtattcacagcgcttcacttttcccacattttgtattttgttatgttacagccttattccaaaatggaataaattcatttttttcctcaaaattctacacacaacaccccataatgacaacatgaaataagtttttttgaactttttgcaaatttattaaaaataaaaaaactaagaaatcacatgtacataagtattcacagcctttgccacaaagctcaggtgcatcctgtttccactgatcaaccttgagatgtttctacagcttaattggagtccacctgtggtaaattcagttgattggacatgatttggaaaggcacataCCTGTCtctataaggtcccacagttgacagtgcatgtcggagcacaaaccaagcatgaagtcaaaggaattgtctgtagacaggattgtctcgaggcacaaatctggggatgggtacagaaaaatttctgctgctttgaaggtcccaatgagcactgtggcctccatcatccgtaaatggaagaagttcggaaccaccaggactcttcctagagctggctgccagtctaaactgagcaatcgggggagaagggccttagtcagggaggtgaccaagaacccgatggtcactctgtcagagctccagcgttcctctgtggagagaggagaaccttccagaaggacaaccatctctgc is a window from the Conger conger chromosome 8, fConCon1.1, whole genome shotgun sequence genome containing:
- the LOC133135536 gene encoding calcium-binding protein 2-like, with protein sequence MGNCTKPSMRNKMKKDRDLRPEEIEELKEAFTEFDKDKDGYISCKDLGECMRAMGYMPTEMELIELSQQICGGKVDFEDFVDLMGPKMLAETADMIGVKELREAFREFDSNGDGQISLAELREAMRKLMGEQLNPREIDEILRDVDLNGDGLVDFEEFVRMMSR